One segment of Marvinbryantia formatexigens DSM 14469 DNA contains the following:
- a CDS encoding peptidoglycan-binding protein translates to MSNVVDNRVLEMRFDNAQFERGVATSMSTLDKLKAKLNLTGASKGLDNLGKAAKNVRFDGLNAGIDTVQAKFSAMQVVGVTALANITNSAITAGKRIASALTIEPVKTGFQEYETQMGAIQTILANTQKEGTNVERVNAALDELNYYADKTIYNFTEMTRNIGTFTAAGVKLDTSVNAIKGIANLAAASGSTPQQASTAMYQLSQALAAGTVKLMDWNSVVNAGMGGQLFQDALIRTSELLDTGAQAAIKAEGSFRESLSTGWLTTEVLTETLNQIAGAYSEAELIAQGYTKEQAGDIVQLAETAEAAATEVKTLTQLWDTLKEAAQSGWGQTWRLIVGDFDEAKELFTGLSDALGGMISASADSRNQLLEGALTSNWDKLTGKIKDAGIETDVFEDKIKEVARSSNVPIDALVQKYGSLEKAFQSGAISANILREAIKQLSSGVLDLDGVFRFGDGLDEASDDVKKIQQALEDAGFTLTQFGVDGKYGSETEAAVKAFQEAEGLLADGIVGPETIAALNDASEKTNDLYDSVSNLIDGVSELGGRELLIESFKNTWNGLKEVFDVVHDSWQRVFPPASMEERQEKLYGLIDAFHSFTEGLTLSDETASKLSRTFDGLFAALNLFKRGITTLASPIKDFLFTGGLSSVADVVLGITASVGDFFTLLDKSAGTENFFSGLKEGLIAISREISDVINPVCDGVENLGDVLLYFGTIASNILGKIGNTVKNVFTWIADNVSPVDVFAGLAGGGIFVLAKRLAKVVKTIQGALGNLFKKGNDKKITKQFSEILDSVKESISSFTSGIKAASLISIAVAIGILSASLNAISKIDGDKLFESLGAIGAMFVMLSTMLKSVTKTLGSSGSRGLAKAGLSMILVAVAMRIFASALKELSGMSIEDIGKSLAALGGGLLELSGALKLLNKVKIPLKTSVAMIALAKACDMLGDAFKKFSVFSWDEIARGLAAMGGSLGELTVSLAALSKAGGFGSLLGGSGILVAAQALEPIATALSSIGTMSWDAIGKGFSGMGGALAEFTAALGILSKAGGFGATLGSVGILIGSQSLDEIAGTIEVLGKMSWDEIEKGLSGMGGALTEFTAALGILSKVGGFGALLGGGGIVVAAQALGPIAMALADIGSLSWNEIGKGLSGMGGALAEVATVSGLLGKLTGLAGLLGGGAIALGVQGLGELADAFKTFGQMSWDEITQGLAGMGGALTEVGTVTGLLGNLGGFGSIFGGVSIGLVVKGLGELADAFSKFGQMNWDEIKNGLVAMGGALGETALGGIANTFSILGSYSISEMAAPLGDLADSVRRWTGVTVPEGLSNQLKSLASGVKAFNFADWGAEAISTLATPLGALATSIGQWTGVVIPEDLGTGLTNLAEGVKAFNFAGWGADGVAAVATPLGDLAGSIAKWEGVTVPDDIETGLTNLANGVKAFNFADWGSDTIATVASPLGELAASVGKWHDIAVPDDIDIGLANLATGVEKFNFAGWGAEAISTMATSLGDLAGSIAKWDGVIIPEDIGTALTDLATGVIAWNGVDPTILDGLATPITTMAAAVAAWNDVTIPYNIQTSLEGLAKGIGACNDMSTDSLSATCSGIRDIAAAVTDMLNTDFGAASLKLQNFASAINSVTVSTDTFTSLGTSVVDSFANGIQSGATSQLSTVGASLTESIGSGMESSTGGVVSIAAGIATKIRDAISGKTGLFVTAGGKLILSLAEGIEKSANNAIDSAKSVASRAATASGTYRDSFVGAGYNAALGFASGISSGSFAASIQARAMASAAASAARAALDEHSPSKVFYGIGAFAGEGLVNALADYMGKVYQTGANLAVSAKDGLNSAISQVYDIFSGDLHVEPTIRPVVDLSAVEAGAGAVDRMFSNRVGIRTLENLSFANVAMNRQLQNGSNADVVSAINKLGKKLNGGNTTINNINGVTYDDGSNINEAVASIVRAARVERRR, encoded by the coding sequence ATGAGCAATGTAGTTGATAATCGCGTCTTGGAAATGCGGTTTGATAATGCACAATTCGAGCGCGGTGTTGCGACGAGTATGTCGACCCTCGATAAACTTAAAGCGAAGCTTAACTTAACCGGCGCTTCAAAGGGACTGGATAACCTCGGAAAAGCAGCGAAGAACGTCCGCTTTGATGGGCTGAACGCCGGGATTGACACTGTCCAGGCAAAGTTTTCAGCAATGCAGGTGGTCGGCGTAACGGCTCTTGCGAACATTACCAACTCGGCGATTACCGCGGGAAAGCGGATTGCTTCTGCATTGACGATTGAACCGGTGAAAACGGGTTTCCAGGAATACGAAACCCAGATGGGCGCTATTCAGACCATTTTAGCGAATACTCAAAAGGAAGGTACGAATGTTGAGCGGGTAAACGCCGCCTTGGATGAACTGAATTATTACGCTGATAAAACCATCTACAATTTCACCGAGATGACGCGCAATATTGGTACATTTACCGCGGCAGGAGTGAAACTGGATACGTCGGTTAATGCAATTAAAGGTATTGCGAATCTGGCGGCGGCTTCCGGTTCGACTCCCCAACAGGCTTCCACCGCGATGTATCAGCTTTCGCAGGCGTTGGCGGCGGGTACTGTAAAACTGATGGACTGGAATTCAGTAGTTAATGCCGGTATGGGTGGACAGCTTTTCCAGGACGCGCTGATAAGAACTTCGGAACTTCTCGATACAGGAGCGCAAGCGGCAATAAAGGCAGAAGGAAGTTTCCGTGAGAGCTTGTCGACGGGATGGCTTACAACGGAAGTTCTGACGGAAACTTTAAATCAGATAGCCGGGGCGTATTCCGAGGCAGAACTGATAGCCCAGGGATATACGAAAGAACAGGCAGGGGATATTGTGCAACTGGCGGAAACTGCTGAGGCGGCAGCTACAGAAGTCAAGACACTTACGCAGTTGTGGGACACGTTGAAGGAAGCAGCACAGTCCGGATGGGGACAGACGTGGCGGCTGATTGTCGGTGATTTCGATGAGGCAAAAGAGCTGTTCACAGGTCTGTCAGATGCTTTGGGCGGCATGATTAGCGCCTCTGCGGATTCCCGTAATCAACTGCTGGAAGGAGCGCTTACTTCAAACTGGGACAAACTTACTGGGAAGATTAAAGACGCCGGGATCGAGACGGACGTATTTGAGGACAAGATAAAAGAAGTAGCCAGGTCGAGTAATGTACCAATCGACGCACTTGTCCAGAAATACGGGTCATTGGAAAAAGCGTTTCAGAGTGGAGCCATATCTGCAAATATATTAAGAGAAGCCATAAAGCAGCTTAGCAGTGGGGTGTTAGACCTCGATGGGGTGTTCCGTTTTGGCGATGGACTTGACGAAGCGAGCGACGATGTTAAAAAGATACAGCAGGCACTGGAGGATGCCGGTTTTACGCTGACGCAGTTTGGCGTGGATGGTAAATACGGGTCGGAGACAGAAGCCGCTGTAAAAGCATTCCAGGAAGCCGAGGGACTGCTGGCAGATGGTATCGTCGGACCGGAAACGATTGCAGCATTGAATGACGCGAGCGAAAAAACGAATGATTTATACGATTCTGTATCGAATCTTATCGACGGCGTTTCAGAATTGGGTGGAAGGGAACTCTTAATTGAATCTTTCAAGAACACCTGGAATGGTCTGAAAGAAGTATTTGACGTCGTTCACGACTCATGGCAAAGGGTCTTTCCTCCTGCCAGCATGGAAGAACGGCAGGAAAAGCTTTATGGACTGATTGACGCGTTTCACTCGTTTACGGAAGGTCTTACACTGTCTGACGAAACAGCATCGAAACTCAGCCGGACATTTGATGGGTTGTTTGCGGCGCTTAATCTTTTTAAAAGAGGGATTACCACACTTGCGTCTCCGATTAAAGACTTTTTATTTACAGGCGGGTTAAGCAGTGTTGCTGATGTCGTGCTTGGAATTACAGCGTCTGTTGGCGATTTTTTTACGCTTTTGGATAAAAGTGCTGGAACAGAGAACTTCTTCTCTGGTCTCAAAGAAGGGCTTATTGCTATTTCAAGAGAAATTTCTGATGTAATAAATCCAGTATGCGATGGGGTGGAAAATCTCGGAGATGTTCTTTTATATTTCGGAACGATTGCTTCAAATATCCTTGGGAAAATCGGAAACACCGTAAAAAATGTGTTTACGTGGATAGCAGATAATGTATCCCCCGTTGATGTTTTCGCAGGTTTAGCCGGAGGCGGGATATTTGTTCTGGCGAAGAGACTTGCCAAAGTGGTTAAAACGATACAGGGGGCATTGGGCAATCTTTTTAAGAAAGGCAACGATAAGAAAATAACCAAACAGTTTTCTGAGATTTTGGATTCGGTCAAGGAATCCATATCATCGTTTACATCGGGTATCAAAGCAGCATCACTCATAAGTATCGCGGTTGCGATAGGTATATTATCGGCATCTCTTAATGCGATATCGAAGATTGATGGGGATAAGTTGTTCGAATCGCTTGGGGCGATAGGCGCGATGTTTGTCATGCTAAGCACAATGCTGAAGTCTGTCACGAAAACGCTTGGGAGTTCGGGCTCGCGAGGGCTGGCGAAAGCCGGTTTATCCATGATATTGGTTGCCGTTGCTATGCGTATTTTCGCCAGTGCTTTAAAAGAATTATCCGGAATGTCCATCGAAGACATCGGAAAGAGTTTGGCTGCTTTGGGCGGTGGGTTGCTTGAACTTTCTGGGGCGCTTAAATTACTGAATAAAGTAAAAATTCCGCTAAAGACAAGTGTTGCTATGATCGCGTTGGCGAAAGCATGTGATATGCTTGGGGATGCGTTTAAAAAATTCAGCGTTTTTTCCTGGGATGAGATAGCTCGCGGACTCGCTGCAATGGGCGGCTCGCTCGGCGAACTTACCGTGTCTTTGGCGGCACTTAGCAAGGCTGGCGGTTTTGGTTCGCTTCTCGGCGGTTCTGGAATATTGGTGGCGGCGCAGGCTCTGGAACCCATTGCGACGGCGTTATCCAGTATCGGCACCATGTCATGGGATGCGATTGGAAAGGGTTTTTCCGGAATGGGCGGAGCACTCGCCGAATTTACCGCGGCTTTGGGAATCCTCAGTAAGGCTGGTGGATTTGGTGCTACGCTTGGTTCGGTTGGCATACTAATAGGAAGTCAATCGCTTGATGAAATAGCCGGGACGATTGAAGTGCTTGGAAAAATGTCGTGGGATGAAATCGAAAAAGGTCTTTCCGGAATGGGTGGGGCTCTTACTGAATTTACCGCGGCTTTGGGAATCCTTAGCAAAGTAGGGGGATTTGGCGCGCTTCTTGGTGGCGGGGGAATAGTGGTTGCCGCGCAGGCACTGGGACCAATCGCGATGGCGCTTGCTGACATAGGAAGTTTATCGTGGAACGAAATCGGAAAAGGTCTTTCCGGAATGGGTGGCGCTCTCGCCGAAGTGGCTACGGTATCCGGACTTCTCGGAAAACTTACCGGGCTAGCGGGACTCCTCGGAGGAGGCGCCATTGCGCTTGGAGTACAAGGATTGGGCGAACTTGCGGACGCTTTTAAAACGTTTGGTCAGATGAGCTGGGACGAGATTACTCAAGGACTTGCTGGAATGGGTGGTGCTTTGACGGAAGTTGGTACAGTCACTGGACTATTGGGGAATCTCGGCGGTTTTGGGTCCATTTTTGGTGGGGTTTCTATTGGTCTTGTTGTAAAGGGGCTGGGCGAACTTGCTGACGCTTTTTCGAAGTTCGGACAAATGAACTGGGACGAAATAAAAAACGGACTCGTGGCAATGGGCGGGGCACTTGGCGAAACTGCGCTCGGAGGTATCGCGAATACCTTTTCCATTCTTGGGTCTTATTCAATTTCAGAGATGGCGGCACCGCTTGGGGATTTAGCCGATTCTGTTAGGAGATGGACGGGTGTCACGGTACCCGAAGGTCTTTCAAATCAATTAAAATCTTTGGCATCCGGCGTGAAAGCTTTTAACTTCGCAGACTGGGGAGCAGAGGCTATCTCGACTTTGGCAACGCCACTCGGAGCTTTAGCGACCTCTATAGGGCAATGGACCGGAGTCGTCATACCGGAAGACCTCGGAACAGGACTTACAAATTTGGCTGAGGGCGTTAAAGCATTTAATTTCGCCGGATGGGGTGCGGACGGTGTGGCAGCGGTTGCAACCCCGTTAGGCGATTTGGCTGGGTCTATTGCAAAATGGGAGGGCGTTACCGTTCCAGATGACATTGAAACCGGTCTTACAAACCTGGCGAATGGGGTTAAGGCATTTAACTTTGCCGACTGGGGTTCCGATACTATAGCTACTGTAGCGTCGCCGCTAGGAGAATTGGCGGCATCGGTTGGGAAATGGCACGATATTGCGGTTCCGGATGATATAGACATCGGACTTGCAAACCTGGCAACTGGGGTTGAAAAGTTTAATTTTGCTGGATGGGGTGCCGAAGCAATTTCGACAATGGCAACGTCGTTGGGTGATTTAGCCGGGTCTATTGCGAAATGGGACGGTGTGATAATTCCAGAAGATATTGGAACCGCTTTAACGGACTTGGCAACCGGAGTTATCGCGTGGAATGGTGTTGACCCGACCATCCTGGATGGGCTGGCAACTCCGATAACCACGATGGCTGCTGCTGTTGCGGCGTGGAATGACGTTACGATACCGTACAATATTCAAACGAGTTTGGAAGGGTTGGCGAAAGGCATTGGCGCGTGTAACGATATGTCTACGGATAGTTTGTCAGCGACATGCAGTGGTATACGGGATATAGCAGCGGCGGTTACCGATATGTTGAATACGGATTTCGGAGCTGCATCATTGAAATTGCAGAATTTTGCGTCAGCCATTAACAGTGTTACGGTTTCAACTGACACGTTTACAAGCTTGGGGACGAGCGTTGTTGACAGCTTTGCAAATGGTATACAAAGCGGCGCCACCTCCCAGTTATCCACCGTTGGAGCAAGTCTTACAGAATCAATCGGGAGCGGAATGGAGTCTTCGACAGGCGGGGTGGTATCTATTGCAGCGGGAATTGCTACTAAGATACGCGATGCGATTTCCGGAAAGACCGGTTTATTTGTAACTGCCGGAGGAAAGCTGATTTTATCCCTTGCCGAGGGTATTGAAAAATCGGCTAATAATGCGATTGATTCGGCAAAGAGCGTCGCAAGCAGAGCGGCGACAGCGTCGGGGACATATCGAGACAGTTTTGTAGGCGCGGGCTACAACGCCGCACTGGGATTCGCCAGCGGCATCAGTTCCGGGTCGTTTGCTGCTTCGATACAGGCGCGCGCAATGGCAAGCGCGGCGGCGAGTGCGGCAAGAGCAGCTCTGGATGAGCATTCTCCATCAAAGGTATTTTATGGGATAGGCGCATTTGCCGGAGAAGGTCTCGTAAACGCTCTTGCGGATTATATGGGAAAAGTATACCAGACTGGCGCAAATCTGGCTGTTTCGGCAAAGGACGGTTTAAACAGCGCAATCAGCCAGGTCTACGACATATTCAGCGGAGACCTCCATGTTGAGCCGACAATCCGACCGGTCGTTGATTTAAGCGCGGTGGAAGCAGGGGCAGGAGCTGTGGACCGGATGTTCTCAAATCGCGTAGGCATCCGTACTCTGGAGAATCTGAGTTTCGCAAATGTCGCCATGAACCGGCAACTTCAAAATGGTTCAAATGCAGATGTTGTATCTGCGATTAATAAACTTGGTAAGAAGCTGAATGGCGGAAATACCACTATAAACAACATTAACGGCGTTACTTATGATGACGGAAGCAACATCAATGAAGCTGTGGCATCCATCGTCAGAGCAGCGCGCGTGGAAAGGAGGCGGTAG